GGCCTCACCCAGGTCGTCTACGAGGGCACCCCGGACACCCCCGACAAGGACCGCTGGTGGTCCATCGTCGAGAAGTACGGTGTCACCGTCCTCTACACCGCGCCGACCGCGATCCGCACCTGCATGAAGTGGGGCGAGGAGCACCCGGCCAAGCACGACCTGTCCTCGCTGCGCGTCCTGGGCAGCGTCGGGGAGAACATCAACCCCGAGGCGTGGAACTGGTACCGCCGCGTCATCGGCTCCGACCGCACCCCCATCGCGGACACGTGGTGGCAGACCGAGACCGGCGCGCAGATGATCGCCCCGCTGCCCGGTGTCACCGCGCTCAAGGCCGGATCGGCGCAGGTCCCGCTGCCGGGCATCGTGGCCGAGGTCGTCGACGACGCCGGCGAACCGGTCGGCCCCGGTCAGACCGGCTACCTCGTCCTCACCGAACCGTGGCCGGCGATGCTGCGCGGGATCTGGGGTGACGAGCAGCGGTTCAAGGACACGTACTGGTCGCGCTTCCCCGGCCGCTACTTCGCCGGCGACGGCGCCAAGCGCGACGACGACGGCGACATCTGGCTGCTCGGCCGTGTCGACGACGTCATGAACGTCTCCGGGCACCGGCTGTCGACGGCCGAGATCGAGTCGGCGCTCGTGTCCCACCCCGACGTCGCCGAGGCCGCGGTCGTCGGCGCCACCGACGAGACGACCGGCCAGGCCGTCGTCGCCTTCGTCATCCTGCGCGGGGGCCACGAGCAGGGTCCGGACACCGTCGCCGACCTGCGCAACCACGTGGCGAAGGAGATCGGACCCATCGCCAAGCCGAAGTCGATCATGGTCGTCGCGGAGCTGCCGAAGACGCGGTCGGGCAAGATCATGCGCCGCCTGCTGCGCGACGTCGCCGAGCACCGCACGCCCGGGGACGTCACGACGCTCACCGACTCCTCGGTGATGGACGCCATCTCGGCGGGGATGAACGCCACCCCCCAGGACTGACGGCGCAGGACGGGTTCGACTCCTCCACCGCACCCCCTCCTCCGACCGGCGCGTCGGGGCAGGGGGTGCGGCACTGTGGAGCGGTGCCTCGCGAACCCCGTCGCCGCAGCCCCGCCGCCCTCGCCGGGACCGTCGTGGCGACCGGGGTCGTGGCCGCCGGGGCGGCCGTGGTGGGTGCACCGGACTGGTTCGGGCTGGCCGGGGAGCGCCCCTTCGTGTGGACGGTGCCGTTCCGCGTGCCCGTGGGGCTCGGCCTCGCCGGTCTCGCGGTCCTCACGGGGCTCACCGGTCTGCGGTGGCGACGCACCCTGCCCGCGGCGACGGCCCTGGCCCTGGCCGCCGCCGGGTCCCTCGGGACGACGCTCGCCCGCGGGGTGTCCGCCGGTGAGCTGCCCGCCGCCCGCGCCGGGGACGTCACCGTCCTGGCCGCCAACGTCTTCCTCGCCCGCGCCGACCGCGAGGGCGTGGCCCGCCTCGCCGTCGACGGTCGGGCCGACGTCGTCTCCCTGCCGGAGTCGACGCGGGAGTACGCCGACGACGTCGCCACCCGCATCGAGAGGGCCACGGGCACCGGCGTGCAGGTGTTCTTCCGCGACGACCGCGACGGCCGCTTCGGGACGGCGCTGCTCGTCGCCGACCGGCTGGGGGAGTACCGGGTGACCGGGGAGCTGACCGACGGGATCAAGGCGGTCGTCACCGCGGCGCCGGTGTCCGGGCAGGGACCGGTGCTGGCCGCGGCGCACACCGCGGCACCCGTCCCCGAGCTCCTCGCGCCGTGGGCCGTCGAGGTGCAGGCCGTCGCCGACTGGTGCGCGCGGACGCCCGGGGCGCTGCTCGCGGGCGACCTCAACGCGACCCTGGACCACCCCGGACTGCACCTGCGCGGGTCGTGCGTCGACGCGGGGGAGCAGACCGGCACGGGCGCGCGCGGCACCTGGCCGGCCGGCCACTCAGCCCTGCTCGGCGCCACGATCGACCACGCGCTGGCCGACGGGAACCGTTGGCGGGCGGTGGGTTCGCGCGTCGAGACGATCCCCGGCAGCGACCACCGGGCGTTGCTGTCACGGTGGCGGCCGGTGGGCTGAGCGCGCGTCCGTTGCTCCGAACGGGGGATTCCGGTCTGCGGATGCGTCCCGTTCGTGCGAACGCCGCCGGAAAGAGGTTGAGAGCCGTAGGGTCGTCCTGGTCGTCGCTCGTCCCCCTGTACGAGAGCGACCCCTGCGTCGCCGTCGGTCCCCCCGCCGACGGCGACGCGCTCACCCTGGCGGTGCACGGCCCGACCGGTGCTCCTAGGGTTCTCCCCGGCGCCCCGTCTCCTGCGCGGGTAGCGCGACCGGGCCTAGGAGGATCTCGATGACCACCCTGAACGACCGCGGTGTCGGCGCACCCGAGCGCACGATCGGTCAGCTCGTCGCCGACGCGACGAAGGACATGACCGAGCTCGTCCGCTACGAGATCGCGCTCGCCAAGGCCGAGATCACCGCCGACGTGAAGAACGGCGCCTTCGGTGGCGCCCTGTTCGCCGTCGCCGGGCTCTTCGGCTTCGTCGCCTTCGTCTTCCTCGGCATCACCGTCGCCTTCGCCCTGCACGAGGGCGCCGGCTGGGACGTCTGGCTGAGCTTCCTCGTCGTGGCCGCCGCGATGCTCGTCGTCGCCGGCATCGCCGCGGGCATCGGCTTCGGGCGCATCAAGCAGGTCCGCCCGCCGGAGCGCACCATCCGCACGTCCAAGGACAGCATCGCCGCCATCAAGGCTGCGGCGACCGGCAAGCCCGTCTCCAAGACCATCACCGGGCGTCCCGGCGCCCGCGGCATCGGGCACTGAGCCGGCGCTGAGCCGGTCCTGAGCGAGAGGCCCGCCACGCGAGCGGCCGCCACCGACGTCTCGGCCGTCCTGGTCGAGGGTCCGTGGCGGCACCGCCTCGTGGCGGCCCACGGCGCGCGGTTCCACGTCGCCGAGCTCGGTGAGGGACCGCTCGTCCTGCTCCTGCACGACTTCCCGCAGTTCTGGTGGGCCTGGCGCGCCCAGCTCGTCGCCCTCGCCTCGGCCGGCTACCGGACCGTCGCGATGGACCTGCGCGGCTACGGCGCCTCCGACAAGCCCCCGCGCGGGTACGACACCCCGACCTCGGCGGCCGACGTGGCCGCCGTCGTGCGGGCCCTCGGGGAACGCGACGCCGTCGTCGTGGGTCTCGGCATCGGGGGCCGGACCGCCTGGGCCCTGCCCTCCCTGCACCCCGAGCAGGTCCGCGGCGTCGTCGCCGTCGGCGCCGGCCACCCCCTCCTGACCCGTCACGTGCTGCGCGACCGCCTCGGCGAGCGCACCGGTCTCGCGGCCACCCGCACGGCCCTGGCCCGGCAGCTGCCCGCGCTGCCCGAGCGCTCCCTCGTCCACGGCGACGGCGTCGCCCGCGTCCTGCGCGAGCGGTCCGGCCCCGGCTGGCCCGCCGAGGAGGACGTCGCCCGCTACCGCGAGGCGGTCCGCGTCCCCTTCGTGGCCCACTCGGCGCTGGAGTACCACCGCTGGATCGCCCGGTCCGCCGTCCGCGCCGACGGCCGCCGCTTCGCCGCCGCCCTGCGCGACGGCACCGACGTGCCCGTGCTCCAGGTGCGCGGCGCCCTCGACCCCACCGTCTCCCGCGCGACCCTCGAGGCCGGCGCCCGCTTCGCCCTCGGCCCGCACCGCCTCGAGGAGGTGCCGGGCGTCGGCCACTACGTGCCCGAAGAGGCCCCCGCCCGCCTCGCCTCCTTGCTCGCCGGGTGGCTCGCGCGCTGGTGACCCCCCGCCGCCGGCGCCCGGGGGTGGGCTCGTTGACGCATCCGGCTCGCAGGTCGAGCCCGCCGTGACAGCGAGCCGGGGCGTGCCGGGGACCGTCGACGCGACGGGCCGGACCTACCGGCCCTCCGACGCAACGGTCCGAACGGCGGGGCCGCGGTCACTCCCTAGCGCAGCCCCCGATCCCCACGGCGTCGGTCCGCGAGCCCGCGGCGGCCAGCACGGCGTCGAGCTCGCGCGGCGTCAGGGCGTACCCGGTGTTCGCGTCGTCGAGCGACTTGGCGAACACGACGCCCGCGACCCGGCCGTCCGCGGTGAGCAGCGGGCCGCCGGAGTTGCCCGGCTGCACGGTCGCGTAGACGGAGTAGACCTCGCGCAGGACGTCGGCCGAGTCGAAGATGTCGCGGCCCTGGGCCTGGAGCACCTGCCGGATCCGCGCGGGTTCGGCGCGGTAGGGGCCGTCGAGCGGGTAGCCGGCGACGACGGCCGCGTCGCCGGCGGACAGCTGGTCGGCCCGGGGCAGGGGAGCGACGTCGAGACCGGGCACGTCGAGGACCGCGAGGTCGCGGCCGGGGTCGAACGCGACGACGGTCGCCGGGTAGCGGCGGGAGGACCCACCCGGCTGCACGACGGGGTCGGTGACACCCGCGACGACGTGGGCGTTCGTCACCACCCGGGCGTCCTCGCCGAGGCGGGCGGCGACGAACCCGCTGCCCTCCAGCCCGCGCTGGCAGCTCTCGGCCACGCCGGTGATCTTGACGACGGCCGGGAGCGGCTCCTGGAGGGCCTGCGGCGCCTGCCCGTCCGGCGCCTCGACGGGCGCGATGGGCTCTGGGTCCAGGCCGGTGAAGACGCGCGGGAACCCGCTGGCCTGCGCGGCGGACCAGAACCGGGTGAGCAGGTCGTCGGCGGCGGGCGGCACGACCCGGTCGGTGGCCGCGACCACGCGCGACCCCGTGACGGCCTGCACGACCGACGGCAACGGCGCCTGCCGCGCCGCGCCCGCGACGACCCACAGGACGAGCAGCGTCGCGACGGCCGAGGCCACAGCCCCCAGCAGGGCGTCGAGCACCTTCGCGGGCGCCCACCGCACGACAGACCGGATCCGGGCGGCCACCAGCCCCAGCACCACCCGGCCGACCACGGCGAGCGCGACCGTCCCCAGCACGACGGCCAGCGTCCGCCGGGCCCCGGTCTCCCAGCCGCTGACGACGGACGGCAGGAAGACGACTCCGAGCGCCGCGCCGCCGACGAGGCCCAGCAGGCTCGCGACCCCGACGAGGAAGCCCTCGCGGTACCCGGCGACGACCTGCGCGAGCAGCAGGAGGAGCAGGACCAGGTCGAGGACGTCGGAGCTGGTCACGCGCTCGCCCCCGCCCACTGCAGCGCCTCGTCGAGCGTGATGCTGCGCAGCTGCCCGAGGGGAACAGGCCGCAGCCCTCCGAGGTCGAGGACCCGGACGAGCACCTCCGCCGTGAACCCCCACACGAGCAGCCCGCGGACGGCGAACGCCGGGCCGGTGTAGCCGCCGGGTCCGCGCAGGCGTCGTTCGGCCGCGAACAGCTCGGCCAGCGGGACGCTCTCGACGCGCGCCACCTCCAGGGGGTCGACGACGCCGACGGGACCGCGCTCGCGCCAGTGCGCCACGACGGGGGTCACGCGGTGACCGGAGTGCGCCAGCCCCAGGGGCGGCAGCTCGCCGAGCACGTCGACGCCCGCCACGACGAGCCCGGTCTCCTCGGTGGCCTCGCGCAGCGCGGTGGCGGCGGCGTCCGCGTCGCCGGGGTCGGCGCGTCCGCCGGGGAACGCCACCTGGCCCGAGTGCTGACGCAGCGTCCCGGCGCGTTCGGTGAGCAGGACCTCGGGTCCGGACGGCCCGTCGCCCAGGAGCACGAGGACGGCGGCGGGTGTCGAGGTCCCCGTGAGGCGGCGATCCTCCCGCCACTGCAGGTCGGCGGCCGTGACGTCCGGCAGGCGCGCGGCGAGCGGGGCCAGCCACGGGGGCAGGGACGCGCTCACGCGAGCGCCGGCTGCTTGACGAGCGCGGCGGCCTTGACCGGGTCCATCTCCCCGATCCCGCCGGACGGGCACAACCGCAGCACCGGGCACGCCCCGCACGCCGGTCGCCGGCTGTGGCAGGTGCGGCGGCCGTGGAAGATCACCCGGTGGTTGAACATCGTCCAGTCCTTGCGCTGGATGAGCGCCGCGAGGTCCGTCTCCACCTTGACCGGGTCCTCGTGGGTGGTGAAGCCGAGCCGGCGGGACAGCCGGCCCACGTGGGTGTCGACGGTCAGACCGGGCACCCCGAAGGCGTCGCCCAGCACGACGTTCGCCGTCTTGCGGCCCACTCCGGCCAGCCGGACGAGGTCGCGCTGGCGCGGCGGGACGAGCCCGTCGTGCTCGGCGACGAGCTGAGCGGACAGCTTGAGGAGGTTGTCGGCCTTGGCGCGGAAGAACCCCGTCGGCTGGACGAGCGTCTCCAGCTCGGTCCGGTCGGCGGCCGCCATCGCCGCCGCCGTCGGGAAGCGGGCGAAGAGCGCGGGCGTGACCTGGTTGACGCGCCGGTCGGTGCACTGCGCGGACAGGACGGTCGCGACGAGCAGCTCGAACGGGGTCGTGAAGTCGAGCTCGCAGTGGGCGTCGGGGTAGCGCTGGGCCAGCAGCCGGTGCACGCGCCGGGCGCGGCGGGTCCGGGCCAGCTGCGTCTCCACCTGCGTGCTCACCGTGGCGAGCCTACGGGCGGTGCTCGACGCCTGCCGTCACCAGGGACTCCCGACGGGTGACGGCACACCACCGGGAGGGTGACGACTCGTCAAGAGGTCCGCGACCTGCGACGACACGGCTGTCATGGCACCGCGCGATCCCGAGTCCCCCGACCTGCCCGCCGTCCTCTCCCCCGAGGCTCTGGACGGCCGGCTGGAGCCCGTCCTGTCGGGCGTGCTCGAGGCCGCGGACGAGCTGAGCTGCCGCCGGACCGTCCGCGTGGAGCTGGCCGAGCTGCCGCTGCCCGCTCTGCGCCGCCGCCGCGCGCTGCTGCAGGAGGAGGTCCGCCGGGTCCAGCACTGGCACCGCCTCGTCCGCGCCCGCCGCGACCTGCTCGTCGCGACGGCCTGCGGGCCCGAGGAGCTGCACGTGCCGGTCGAGGCCGCCACGCACGGCGGGCCCCTGGAGCACCACCTCGAGCCGGCGGAGGACGCGCTGGACCCGGCCGAGGGGCTGCGCGGTCTGCTGCTGCTCGACCGCCCGATCCGCGGCGGGGGCCTGCCGGAGCAGCTGCGCGAGCTGTCGGACGCGCAGATCAGGTTGACCGAGTACGAGAACGCGCTGCTGGCCGAGCTGGCCGTCGCGACGGACGTGCTGGCCGAGCGGTGCCGGACGCTCTTCGGGGCTGCGACCCCCTGACGGGGGGCGGCCTCGTCGGTCACATCCGGGCTCGGTGGGGCAGACTGTCTCCGCGCGTGTCCGGGTGACGCGCGTCACGGGACTGCAGGACGCGGCACGGGAGGTCGTTCGTGGAGCACGAGGTCGAGCGCGGGACGGACGTCGATCGTCCCCTCGAACGTGCCGGCGACCGGCTCGGTGACGTCGTCCGCCGGGCGCCCCTGTTCGCCGCCCTGGACGACGAGGCGGCCGGCGAGCTGCTGGAGTCCATGGAGTCGGTCCACCTCGACCGCGGGCAGCAGTTGTTCGGCGAGGGGGAGGCCGGCGACCGCGTCTACGTCGTCCGCACCGGCAAGATCAAGCTCGTCCGCAGCTGGCCCGACGGCCGGGAGAACCTCCTCGCCGTGCTCGGGCCGGGGGAGATGTTCGGCGAGCTGTCGCTCTTCGACCCCGGACCGCGCACCAGCTCGGCCCGCGCGGTCTCCGAGTCCGAGCTCATCGCCCTGGGCCACGACGACATGCTGCGCTGGCTGGCCCGCCGCCCCGAGGTCGCCCGCCACCTGCTGCGGGCCCTGGCCCAGCGCCTGCGGCGGACGAACGTCGCCCTGGCCGACCTCGTCTTCACCGACGTGCCCGGCCGCGTCGCCAAGGCCCTGCTGGACCTGTCCCGCCGCTTCGGCCGGCCCATCGCGGACGGTCTGCTCGTCGCGCACGACCTCACGCAGGAGGAGCTCGCCCAGCTGGTCGGCGCCTCGCGGGAGACGGTCAACAAGGCCCTGGCCGACTTCGCCTCCCGCGGCTGGCTGCGGCTGGAAGCGCGGGCCGTCGTCCTGCACGACGTCGAGCGGCTGGCCAAGCGCGCTCGCTGACCCGTTCAGGGCTGCTGGGCGAGGAAGTCCAGCTGGGCCCTGATCGACTGCGCCGCAGCCCACTTCAACGTCCCCTCGAGCTGGCCGTGGACGGCGACGAGGACGTCGTCGACGCCGCGGTGGCCGGCGGCGAGAGCCCGGCGCACCTGGTCCAGGCGGTCCAGCCGGTGCTGCCGCTGCGTCGACAGTGCGGCGCGCGGGTCCCGCACCACGGGCCCGTGGCCAGGCAGGACGACGTCGGCGTCCAGGGTGAGCAGCAGGTCGAGGGAGCGCAGGTAGTCGCCGAGGTCCCCGCCCTGGTCGACGCCCTGCTGGTGGCCGGTGGCGATGACCGTGCTGCCGCGGCCGAGCAGGGTGTCGCCCGTGAGCAGTTCGCCGGTGTCGAGCAGCACGCAGACGGAGTCCGACGTGTGGCCGGGGGTGGCCAGGACCCGCAGGCGCAGCCCGGCGACCTCGTGCGTCCCGGCCTCGCGGACGACGGGGGCGGGGTGCTCGGCCAGGAACGCGTCCATCCCGCCGACGTGATCGCGGTGGCGGTGCGTGCCGACGACGAGCACCACCCGTCGCCCCGCGAGGACGGTGCCGATCGCGGCCCGGTGGGCCGGGTCGTCCTCGCCCGGGTCCACCACGACGGCCTCGTCCGACCCGGGCGTCGACAGCACCCAGGTGTTGGTGCCGTCCAGGGTCATCGGGCCGGCGTTGTCCTCCAGGACGCAGGTGGCCCGGTCCGTGACCGGGCCACCGGTCCACCGGGGCGGCACGGACTCAGGAGCGGACACGCACCGTGATCTCGACCTCGACGGGGGAGTCGAGCGGCAGGACCGCGACCCCGACGGCGCTGCGCGCGTGCTGACCGGCGTCGCCGAAGACGTCCCGCAGCAGGTTCGAGGCGCCGTTGACGACTCCGGGCTGGCCCGTGAAGGAGGGGTCGCTGGCGACGAAGCCGACGACCTTGACGACGCGTTCGATGGCGTCGACGCCGCCGGCGACGCTCGCGGCCGCTGCGATGGCGTTCAGCGCGCACGTCGCCGCCAGCTGCTGGGCCGTGTCCGCGTCGACGTCCGCGCCGACCTTGCCGGTGACGGCGAGCTGCCCGTCGACGAAGGGGAGCTGCCCGGACGTCAGGACGAGGTCGCCGTCGCGGACGGCCGGCACGTAGGAGGCCACCGGCGCGGCGACCTCGGGCAGCGTCAGCCCCAGCTCCGCCAAGCGCTGCGAGGCGCTCACGGACGGGGCGGTCACTGCTTGGGCCGCTTCAGGTAGGCGACGAGGCCGTTGCCGTCGGGGCCCGTGACGACTTGGACGAGCTCCCAGCCGTCACTGCCCCACTGGTCGAGGATCTGCTTCGTCGCGTGGACGATCAGCGGGACGGTGGCGTACTCCCAGGTGGTCATGGCGGCCACCGTAGTGGCCGCCCCCGACACGACCCAGGGGTCCCGTCCTCGACCCGTCCTCAGACGGCGGCGACGACCTTCGCCGACTCCGTCGCCTGGACCGGCGATGTCGTGCCCGACCCCGTGACCTCGCCCGCCGCGGTGCTCAGCGCGGCGTCGCGGGCGGTCTCCAGCAGGCGGCGCCAGGACTGCACGTTCGGCCGGCGCTTGAGCAGCGCGCGGCGTTCGCGCTCGGTCATCCCGCCCCAGACACCGAACTCGATCCGGCTGTCCAGCGCGTCGGCCAGGCACTCGGTGCGCACGGGGCACCCGCCGCAGATCTGCTTCGCGCGGTTCTGCGCCGAACCCTGCACGAACAGGTCGTCCGCCGTGCTGGCCTTGCAGGCCCCACGACTCGCCCACTCCAACGTCCACGCCATCGACGGCCCCTCCCGTCAGCGTCCTCGCCGGCCTGAGGCCGCAGCGGCCCCGGTTCCCCCCGGTTCGGAACGATCCCTGTGAATCTCCGTGAGTGCCCACGAGTGGGCACCCCCGCAGCGTATGGTCGGCCGCACGGCCCCTCCCAGAGCCTCTTGTGACGAACTCGCGTAGTCACTTCGGGCTAGTCCGGCGTCCCTCGGGTGGCGCAACGGAGCGCGGGTCGCGGCCCGGTCACGATCCTGCGCACACCGTGCGGAGGACGTGTGGACGCTCCCGAGCCCCCACCCGCTCCGCTTACCCTGACGGCATGGCCCCTCGCTCCACGCAGCACACCCGGCGCCCGGTCTTCCGCCTGCTCGCCGCGTTCGCCGCGGTCAGCGCCGCCGGCGGCGTGCTCAGCGCCGGGCTCGTCGTCCCCGCCGTCGCCGCGACGGGGAGCCTGACGAGCGAGGGCGTCGACATCTTCAACGAGCTCCCGGCCGACCTGGGGGACAAGACGCTGTCCGAGGCGTCGACGATCCTCTACGCGGACAACACACCCATGGCGAAGGTCTACGACCAGAACCGGTCGGTCATCTCCTTCGACCAGATCGCCCCCGTCATGCGCGACGCGATCGTCTCCATCGAGGACGACCGCTTCTACAGCCACGGCGCCGTGGACGTGAAGGGCATCGTCCGCGCCCTGGTCTCCAACGCCGGCGGCGGCAGCACCCAGGGCGCGTCGACGCTGACCCAGCAGTTCGTCAAGAACGTCCTCGTGCAGCAGGCCGTCCAGCAGGGTGACTCCCAGGCTGCAGCGGCCGCCGTCGAGGCCGACGGGGTCGACGGCTACGCCCGCAAGCTGCGCGAGATGAAGCTCGCCATCGGGGTCGAGAAGGAGATGTCGAAGGACGACATCCTCACCGGCTACCTCAACGTCTCCTACTTCCAGAACAACGTCTACGGCGTCGAGGCCGCGGCGCAGTACTACTTCTCCACCTCCGCGGCGAACCTGACGCTGCCGCAGGCGGCGCTGCTGGCCGGCATGGTGCAGAACCCGGCGGCGTACAACCCGGTGAAGTACCCGGACGCCTCGGTGAAGCGGCGCAACATCGTGCTGAACCGCATGCTCGAGCTCGGGAAGATCGACCAGGCGACGCACGACGCGGCCGTCGCGGCGCCGGTGGGCCTGAACCCCAACCCCAGCCGGCAGGGCTGCCTGGCTGCCGGGACGGCGGCCTACTTCTGCGACTACGTCGTCCACGTCATCGAGAGCGACCCCGCCTTCGGCGCGACGCCCGAGGACCGGCGCAACCTCCTGCGCCGCGGTGGTCTGACGATCAAGACGACGCTGAACCCGGTCATCCAGAACATCACGCAGAAGGCCGTCAACGACGGGGTGAACCCCGGTCAGGACGTGCGGTCCGCTGCGTCCTTCGTCCAGCCCGGCACCGGGCAGATCCTCGCGATGGCGCAGGACACGACGTACTCCCCGGACGAGGACCAGATCGGCGTCACGACGCTGAACTACAACGTCGGTCAGTCGATGGGGGGCACGGCGGGGTTCCAGCAGGGTTCGACCTTCAAGCCCTTCACCCTCGCGACGTGGCTGAAGTCCGGGAAGTCCTTGGACTCCAGCGTCTCCGCCCCCAGCTCGGGCAACGACCCGTTCAGCGCCTTCAAGGCCTGCGGGCAGAAGCTGCGCGGCGGTCGCTACCAGTACAGCAACTCCGAGGGTGGCGGGAACGGCGGCGCCATGACCGTCCGGCAGGCCACCGCGAACTCCGTGAACACCGCCTTCATGTCGATGGAGAAGCAGCTCGACATCTGCGACATCACGGCGACCGCGCAGTCGCTGGGTGTCTACAAGGCCGCCCCCACCAAGAACTTCCTGACGGGCGAGAAGAACCTCGACCTCGACCAGAACCCGTCGATGACGCTGGGGACCAACCTCGTGTACCCGCTCGAGGTCGCCGGGGCGTACGCGGCCTTCGCCGCCGACGGCAACTTCTGCAAGCCGACGGCGATCATCGAGGTGCTCGACACCAACGGCAAGCCGCTGCAGGTCCCGTCGGCGGACTGCAAGCAGGTCCTCGACGTCAACGTCGCCCGCAACGTCACCGAGGCGCTCCGGCTCGGCTGGACGAGCGGGACGGCGAAGGGCGTCGGCAAGGGCGTCATGGACGGCCGCCAGGTCGCGTCCAAGACGGGGACGACGAACGACAGCCAGAACGTCTGGTTCGCCGCCTACACCCCGCAGATGGCCGGGGCCGTCTGGGTCGGGCACCACCAGGGCGTGAAGTCCCTGAACGGCGCCCGCATCAACGGCAAGCGCGTGGGTCGGGTGTTCGGGGCGACGATCCCCGGCCCCATCTGGGCCAACGCCGTGGGACCGTCGCTCGAGGCGCTCAACGCGCCCAAGGAGACGTTCACCGACGGCACGAACGACGGCCTGAAGACCACCACCGTGGACGGCAAGATCCGCGTCCCGAACGTCGTGGGTCGCAGCGTGTCCTCCGCCACCTCGGCCCTGCAGGCC
The sequence above is a segment of the Kineococcus endophyticus genome. Coding sequences within it:
- a CDS encoding MarP family serine protease; translation: MTSSDVLDLVLLLLLLAQVVAGYREGFLVGVASLLGLVGGAALGVVFLPSVVSGWETGARRTLAVVLGTVALAVVGRVVLGLVAARIRSVVRWAPAKVLDALLGAVASAVATLLVLWVVAGAARQAPLPSVVQAVTGSRVVAATDRVVPPAADDLLTRFWSAAQASGFPRVFTGLDPEPIAPVEAPDGQAPQALQEPLPAVVKITGVAESCQRGLEGSGFVAARLGEDARVVTNAHVVAGVTDPVVQPGGSSRRYPATVVAFDPGRDLAVLDVPGLDVAPLPRADQLSAGDAAVVAGYPLDGPYRAEPARIRQVLQAQGRDIFDSADVLREVYSVYATVQPGNSGGPLLTADGRVAGVVFAKSLDDANTGYALTPRELDAVLAAAGSRTDAVGIGGCARE
- a CDS encoding Crp/Fnr family transcriptional regulator gives rise to the protein MFAALDDEAAGELLESMESVHLDRGQQLFGEGEAGDRVYVVRTGKIKLVRSWPDGRENLLAVLGPGEMFGELSLFDPGPRTSSARAVSESELIALGHDDMLRWLARRPEVARHLLRALAQRLRRTNVALADLVFTDVPGRVAKALLDLSRRFGRPIADGLLVAHDLTQEELAQLVGASRETVNKALADFASRGWLRLEARAVVLHDVERLAKRAR
- a CDS encoding NUDIX hydrolase produces the protein MSASLPPWLAPLAARLPDVTAADLQWREDRRLTGTSTPAAVLVLLGDGPSGPEVLLTERAGTLRQHSGQVAFPGGRADPGDADAAATALREATEETGLVVAGVDVLGELPPLGLAHSGHRVTPVVAHWRERGPVGVVDPLEVARVESVPLAELFAAERRLRGPGGYTGPAFAVRGLLVWGFTAEVLVRVLDLGGLRPVPLGQLRSITLDEALQWAGASA
- the nth gene encoding endonuclease III; the protein is MSTQVETQLARTRRARRVHRLLAQRYPDAHCELDFTTPFELLVATVLSAQCTDRRVNQVTPALFARFPTAAAMAAADRTELETLVQPTGFFRAKADNLLKLSAQLVAEHDGLVPPRQRDLVRLAGVGRKTANVVLGDAFGVPGLTVDTHVGRLSRRLGFTTHEDPVKVETDLAALIQRKDWTMFNHRVIFHGRRTCHSRRPACGACPVLRLCPSGGIGEMDPVKAAALVKQPALA
- the acs gene encoding acetate--CoA ligase, yielding MSTPQDQSTTQATVPPSPEFAAQAVAQADLYERAAADRLGFWAEQARENVTWDTDFTDVLDWSGAPFAKWFVGGRLNVAVNCVDRHVEAGNGDRVALHFEGEPGDTRAVTYAELHEQVQRAANALQALGVQAGDRVAIYLPMLVESIVAMLACARLGAAHSVVFGGFSADALNSRINDAEAKLVITCDGSYRRGKPTTLKPAVDAALAKGAPSVTNVLVVRRNGEEVDWVEGRDVWWHEALEGAAPQHEAESFDAENPLFVLYTSGTTGKPKGILHTSGGYLVQTAYTTKNVFDVKPERDVYWCTADIGWVTGHSYIVYGPLANGLTQVVYEGTPDTPDKDRWWSIVEKYGVTVLYTAPTAIRTCMKWGEEHPAKHDLSSLRVLGSVGENINPEAWNWYRRVIGSDRTPIADTWWQTETGAQMIAPLPGVTALKAGSAQVPLPGIVAEVVDDAGEPVGPGQTGYLVLTEPWPAMLRGIWGDEQRFKDTYWSRFPGRYFAGDGAKRDDDGDIWLLGRVDDVMNVSGHRLSTAEIESALVSHPDVAEAAVVGATDETTGQAVVAFVILRGGHEQGPDTVADLRNHVAKEIGPIAKPKSIMVVAELPKTRSGKIMRRLLRDVAEHRTPGDVTTLTDSSVMDAISAGMNATPQD
- a CDS encoding phage holin family protein, with the protein product MTTLNDRGVGAPERTIGQLVADATKDMTELVRYEIALAKAEITADVKNGAFGGALFAVAGLFGFVAFVFLGITVAFALHEGAGWDVWLSFLVVAAAMLVVAGIAAGIGFGRIKQVRPPERTIRTSKDSIAAIKAAATGKPVSKTITGRPGARGIGH
- a CDS encoding alpha/beta fold hydrolase — encoded protein: MAAHGARFHVAELGEGPLVLLLHDFPQFWWAWRAQLVALASAGYRTVAMDLRGYGASDKPPRGYDTPTSAADVAAVVRALGERDAVVVGLGIGGRTAWALPSLHPEQVRGVVAVGAGHPLLTRHVLRDRLGERTGLAATRTALARQLPALPERSLVHGDGVARVLRERSGPGWPAEEDVARYREAVRVPFVAHSALEYHRWIARSAVRADGRRFAAALRDGTDVPVLQVRGALDPTVSRATLEAGARFALGPHRLEEVPGVGHYVPEEAPARLASLLAGWLARW
- a CDS encoding MBL fold metallo-hydrolase; translation: MPPRWTGGPVTDRATCVLEDNAGPMTLDGTNTWVLSTPGSDEAVVVDPGEDDPAHRAAIGTVLAGRRVVLVVGTHRHRDHVGGMDAFLAEHPAPVVREAGTHEVAGLRLRVLATPGHTSDSVCVLLDTGELLTGDTLLGRGSTVIATGHQQGVDQGGDLGDYLRSLDLLLTLDADVVLPGHGPVVRDPRAALSTQRQHRLDRLDQVRRALAAGHRGVDDVLVAVHGQLEGTLKWAAAQSIRAQLDFLAQQP
- a CDS encoding endonuclease/exonuclease/phosphatase family protein — translated: MPREPRRRSPAALAGTVVATGVVAAGAAVVGAPDWFGLAGERPFVWTVPFRVPVGLGLAGLAVLTGLTGLRWRRTLPAATALALAAAGSLGTTLARGVSAGELPAARAGDVTVLAANVFLARADREGVARLAVDGRADVVSLPESTREYADDVATRIERATGTGVQVFFRDDRDGRFGTALLVADRLGEYRVTGELTDGIKAVVTAAPVSGQGPVLAAAHTAAPVPELLAPWAVEVQAVADWCARTPGALLAGDLNATLDHPGLHLRGSCVDAGEQTGTGARGTWPAGHSALLGATIDHALADGNRWRAVGSRVETIPGSDHRALLSRWRPVG
- a CDS encoding RidA family protein, whose amino-acid sequence is MSASQRLAELGLTLPEVAAPVASYVPAVRDGDLVLTSGQLPFVDGQLAVTGKVGADVDADTAQQLAATCALNAIAAAASVAGGVDAIERVVKVVGFVASDPSFTGQPGVVNGASNLLRDVFGDAGQHARSAVGVAVLPLDSPVEVEITVRVRS
- a CDS encoding DUF4177 domain-containing protein yields the protein MTTWEYATVPLIVHATKQILDQWGSDGWELVQVVTGPDGNGLVAYLKRPKQ